TTTTGCATTCGAGAACAAAGTCATGCAACGACCTTGGAAGATATCATCAAGGTATTCAAGGCGAGCAGTATTTACGTCAAGGATCGTGACAGAAGCCCCTAGACCCACCGCCATTTTCGCCGCGTTCGTACCAACAACGCCACCACCAATGATCGTGACTTTAGCAGGTTTAACACCGGTCACGCCGCCAAGAAGAATCCCTTTGCCGCCATGATCTTTTTGCAAATAGAAAGCACCGATTTGCGTCGCCATACGACCGGCAACTTCAGACATAGGTGTCAACAACGGCAAAGAGCCATTATCCAACTGGATTGTTTCGTAAGCGATCGCTTTGACTTTGCGTTCAACAAGAACTTTCGTCAATTTAGGTTCCGCCGCCAAGTGCAGATAAGTGTAAAGAATTTGATTTTCCTTCATCAACTCGTATTCGTCTGGAAGTGGCTCTTTCACTTTTTGGATCATGTCCGCTTTCGCGTACACTTCTTTTTTAGTGTCGATGATTTTCGCGCCGGCTTTTTCGTATTGTTCGTTTGAAATACCAGAACCAACACCCGCGTCTTTTTCAACGATGACAGTGTGGCCTTCTTTCACGTACTGGCGTACGCCTGCTTCTGTGATACCTACACGGTTCTCAGAAATTTTAATTTCCTTCGGAATACCGATAATCATATTTGCTCCTGTAAGGTGACATCAAAATCACCTCATTTTTGTCTTTTGTGATGACTCCGGAACTATGCCAGAAAGACCATAAAATGCAAGTCGACCAGGCATCGCTTTAGCTGTCACGTTGCGTAAAGAACTTCGACAGCAACTCCTGCCATTTTACGGCCTTTTTTCCTTACGAGCGTCGCCAAATCGAATAAATCCGATTTAGCGCCTAAAAAAGTGGCAAAGGAGTTGCTGTAGTACATTCGTGCAAAAAACAACGGATGTATTGGAGAAATTTATGAAGTTTTCCGGAGCCTTCCTGCTAGTTCTTTTCGGCTCACTCACTGGCCAGGCGCAATCCACTTCAAGCAGTGTTCCTTGGCGCATCACTCAGCCGGTGTGGACGGAAACCCATGAACGTCAATTCGGAGAGTTTGTCACCCGCATTGGCGATGCCGTTGAAAAAAGACAGTGCTGGAAGGTCGACACCTGCTTGCAAAGCACGGCGAACCCCTATCTGGGCTCGGACCCCGCTGGCTTGAAATATTACGCCGATTGTGCGGATCTCCCCTACTATTTGCGCGCTTACTTTTCGTTGAAAAACGGATTGCCGTTTGCAATGGCCAGTGAGGTGAAACCGAACCCAAGCCCTCAGGATGACCCGACCAAAAAAGTCGACGCGCGCTATTCTGGTTTAGGAAACTACGTCACCAAGCGCTTTGATGTCGCCGCCAAGAGCGGATTATTTAAGAACACCTATACAAACGCGTTGGATGTTTTAAACAATCTTGTCCCCGGC
The genomic region above belongs to Bdellovibrio sp. ArHS and contains:
- the ald gene encoding alanine dehydrogenase, with product MIIGIPKEIKISENRVGITEAGVRQYVKEGHTVIVEKDAGVGSGISNEQYEKAGAKIIDTKKEVYAKADMIQKVKEPLPDEYELMKENQILYTYLHLAAEPKLTKVLVERKVKAIAYETIQLDNGSLPLLTPMSEVAGRMATQIGAFYLQKDHGGKGILLGGVTGVKPAKVTIIGGGVVGTNAAKMAVGLGASVTILDVNTARLEYLDDIFQGRCMTLFSNAKNIEDSVKDSDLVIGGVLITGHKAPTLVSKDMISSMSKGSVVVDVAVDQGGCIETCRPTSHQNPTYEVDGVIHYCVPNMPGVVPRTSTYALTNVTSRYGSMLAAMGVEDAVAKSPALLKGLNTYGGHVCYEPVAKDLHMEYKPYRG